The following are encoded together in the Thunnus albacares chromosome 7, fThuAlb1.1, whole genome shotgun sequence genome:
- the dbx2 gene encoding homeobox protein DBX2, with protein sequence MWSADISPKSRRGILRRAVFSEEQRKELEKTFRRQKYISKTDRNKLAADLSLKESQVKIWFQNRRMKWRNCKEKEVHNTRSPMDELMARGLAQEEEEPSQNHTDAKSDKSPLQKNARDT encoded by the exons ATGTGGTCTGCAGATATAAGTCCTAAATCACGCAGAGGGATCCTTAGGAGGGCTGTGTTTTCTGAGGAACAACGGAAGGAGCTGGAAAAAACTTTTCGAAGACAGAAGTACATCAGCAAGACAGATAGGAACAAACTGGCAGCTGATCTCAGTCTCAAGGAGTCACAG GTCAAGATCTGGTTCCAGAACCGCAGAATGAAGTGGAGGAACTGTAAGGAGAAGGAGGTTCATAACACTCGCTCCCCAATGGATGAGCTCATGGCCCGGGGTCTCgctcaggaggaggaagaaccATCACAGAATCACACTGATGCAAAGTCAGATAAATCACCACTACAGAAGAATGCCAGAGACACATGA
- the LOC122986225 gene encoding prolactin-like, which produces MKMVWFTVLILVHLELYMRVGTAPICAYGPAGCHVPSLADLFDRVIQQSSRMHGISSDLHSEFEQYFFPSKNLIGKRKCHTYGILTPDDKENAQRLGREELTEVILRLLGAWGDPWSQLHQSMSQDQNQDFNHYSSNKALEISDMVHELRDGVAKMAEKMKLQGVLGNTVGYISSESLVPSSAFSFYKRGELNSVDHNDLLYCFRRDSNKVKNYLRILKCTTLPELDC; this is translated from the exons ATGAAAATGg tttgGTTTACTGTCCTTATACTGGTGCACCTGGAGCTTTACATGAGAGTTGGCACTGCACCAATCTGTGCCTATGGACCGGCTGGATGCCATGTTCCTTCCCTGGCAGATCTCTTTGACAGGGTCATACAACAGTCCTCCAGAATGCATGGGATCTCCAGTGATCTGCACTCTGAATTT GAGCAATATTTCTTTCCCAGCAAGAACCTCATAGGAAAACGTAAGTGCCACACATACGGCATACTAACACCTGATGACAAAGAGAATGCACAGAGGCTAGGA CGAGAAGAATTGACAGAGGTGATCCTAAGGCTGCTGGGGGCTTGGGGTGACCCCTGGTCACAACTCCACCAGAGCATGTCTCAGGATCAGAATCAAGACTTCAACCACTACAGCTCCAACAAGGCACTGGAGATTAGTGATATGGTGCACGAGCTGAGGGATGGAGTGGCAAAAATGGCAGAGAAG ATGAAGCTACAAGGAGTGCTTGGTAACACTGTGGGTTACATCTCTTCTGAGAGTCTGGTCCCCTCCTCTGCCTTTTCCTTCTACAAACGAGGAGAACTCAACTCCGTTGACCATAACgacctgctttactgcttcCGGAGAGACTCCAACAAAGTCAAAAATTATCTCCGTATCCTGAAATGCACCACTCTTCCTGAACTGGACTGTTAA